One genomic window of Kiloniellales bacterium includes the following:
- a CDS encoding Hsp20/alpha crystallin family protein: protein MVEHTHSAGQRAGWWPQLYEPLRQFGEKLADWFAPRSEASAVKDYYEISMELPGVKPDDIEVSLHDNHLTVKGEKRFQREEKGRAYFFSEREYGAFERSFKLPADAAKDGISAEFENGVLELRVAKLGPPPNKSQKIEVRAK, encoded by the coding sequence ATGGTCGAACATACCCACAGTGCCGGCCAGAGGGCGGGATGGTGGCCGCAGCTCTACGAGCCTCTGCGGCAGTTCGGCGAGAAGCTCGCCGACTGGTTCGCGCCGCGCTCGGAGGCCTCCGCGGTAAAGGACTACTACGAGATCTCCATGGAGCTGCCCGGTGTGAAGCCGGACGACATCGAGGTCTCGCTGCACGACAACCACCTGACGGTGAAGGGCGAGAAGCGTTTCCAGCGCGAAGAAAAGGGGCGCGCCTACTTCTTCTCCGAACGGGAGTACGGCGCTTTCGAGCGCTCCTTCAAGCTCCCGGCCGACGCGGCCAAGGACGGGATCTCCGCAGAGTTCGAGAACGGAGTCCTCGAACTCAGGGTCGCCAAGCTCGGCCCGCCGCCGAACAAGAGCCAGAAGATCGAGGTCCGCGCGAAATAG
- a CDS encoding MarC family protein: protein MLETALVSFTTFFATVGPADVAALFAALTHNNSPRERRNMALKASLIGGAILLFFALFGEAVLVYFGISLPALRTAGGILLLLIAIDMVFARPSGGTTTTSDENAEAARKADLSVFPLATPLIAGPGAIGAAILLVANAEHDPVLTSIVISAMLAVVLLTFVLMLIATQVQKLLGVTGLHVVSRVVGVLLAALAVQFIFDGIGQSGLLD from the coding sequence ATGCTCGAAACCGCCCTGGTCTCCTTTACCACCTTCTTCGCCACCGTCGGGCCCGCCGACGTAGCGGCGCTCTTCGCCGCGCTGACTCACAACAACTCGCCCAGGGAACGGCGCAACATGGCTCTAAAGGCCTCGCTTATCGGCGGTGCCATTCTTCTGTTTTTCGCGCTCTTCGGTGAGGCCGTGCTCGTCTACTTCGGGATCTCCCTGCCGGCGCTGCGGACGGCCGGCGGCATCCTGTTATTGTTGATCGCTATCGACATGGTCTTCGCTCGCCCCTCCGGCGGCACGACCACCACCAGCGACGAGAACGCCGAGGCGGCCCGAAAGGCGGATCTCTCGGTCTTCCCCCTCGCCACCCCCTTGATCGCCGGGCCGGGCGCCATCGGGGCCGCGATCCTGCTCGTCGCCAACGCCGAGCACGATCCAGTCCTGACCTCGATCGTAATCTCGGCCATGCTCGCGGTCGTCTTGCTGACCTTCGTGCTGATGCTGATCGCTACACAGGTGCAGAAGCTGCTCGGTGTTACGGGGCTTCACGTGGTCTCCCGCGTCGTCGGCGTACTGCTGGCGGCGCTTGCGGTGCAGTTCATCTTCGACGGGATCGGTCAAAGCGGGCTGCTTGACTGA
- a CDS encoding flagellin → MGNDISLSASVRDNLLALKTTENLIARTQGRLSTGLRVASVIDDARAFFEAKALSDLGTDLDERREGIDQGISSVTTALEATEAIDDLVGQLKGVAISAKTATGTELTILTNQFNEILNQIDNLASDAQYQGLNLINGTGQTLEVFFSTDTTSLLSIASVDLRTASTGLNISSGTDFSVLSNIDTALSEIDVGISTLRGRAEALGANVALLQTRLQFTDRYVNVLEEGADKLTLADITEEGANLVALQTRQQLGISALAFAGQAEQSVLSLFN, encoded by the coding sequence ATGGGAAACGATATTTCGCTCTCCGCGTCGGTCCGCGACAACCTGCTCGCGCTTAAGACGACGGAAAACCTGATCGCGCGGACCCAGGGCCGCCTCTCGACCGGCCTGCGGGTCGCCAGCGTGATCGACGACGCCCGCGCGTTCTTCGAGGCCAAGGCGCTGAGCGACCTCGGCACCGACCTGGACGAACGGCGTGAAGGCATCGACCAAGGCATCAGCTCGGTCACCACGGCGCTGGAGGCCACCGAGGCGATCGACGATCTGGTCGGGCAGCTCAAGGGTGTCGCGATCAGCGCCAAGACGGCAACGGGCACCGAGCTCACGATCCTGACAAACCAGTTCAACGAGATCCTCAACCAGATCGACAATCTCGCCAGCGACGCCCAGTACCAGGGCCTCAACCTGATCAACGGCACCGGCCAGACCCTCGAAGTGTTCTTCAGCACCGACACCACCAGCCTGCTGAGCATCGCCTCGGTCGACCTGCGCACCGCCTCGACGGGCCTCAACATCAGCTCGGGGACCGACTTCTCGGTGCTGTCGAACATCGACACCGCCCTGTCGGAGATCGACGTCGGCATCTCGACCCTGCGCGGCCGCGCCGAAGCCCTGGGCGCCAACGTCGCCTTGCTGCAGACCCGGCTCCAGTTCACCGACCGCTACGTCAACGTGCTGGAGGAAGGGGCCGACAAGCTGACGCTGGCCGACATCACCGAAGAGGGTGCCAATCTGGTCGCGCTTCAGACCCGCCAGCAGCTCGGCATCTCGGCGCTGGCCTTCGCCGGTCAGGCCGAACAGTCCGTGCTCTCGCTGTTCAACTAG
- the neuB gene encoding N-acetylneuraminate synthase, with protein MTSFSIGPQVIGEGRCFVIAEAGVNHDGDPERAAAMVDIAAEAGADAIKFQTFRAEAVISAGAPKAAYQQRTTGVEESQLDMIRRLELAPSEFHALADRCAAAGIAFLSTPFDQPSVELLSDIGVPAYKAPSGEITNLPLLAEIGRRGRPVILSTGMADLAEVSRAVETLRGAGCPALALLHCVSSYPAEPADCNLRAMATMREAFGLPVGFSDHSTGIDIALAAVALGAAVIEKHFTLDKALAGPDHQASLDPQELAALVAGIRRVEAALGDGVKAPRPAEADTAAVARRSLFLREPVSAGQGIEAANIVALRPAGGIEPYALEEVAGRRAARDLPAGSMLLWTDLA; from the coding sequence ATGACTTCCTTTTCGATCGGTCCGCAGGTGATCGGCGAAGGCCGCTGCTTCGTCATCGCCGAGGCCGGGGTCAACCACGACGGCGACCCCGAGCGGGCCGCCGCAATGGTCGATATCGCGGCCGAGGCCGGCGCCGACGCGATCAAGTTCCAGACCTTCCGCGCCGAGGCCGTGATCTCGGCCGGCGCGCCGAAAGCCGCCTACCAGCAACGCACCACCGGCGTGGAGGAAAGCCAGCTCGACATGATCCGCCGGCTGGAACTGGCGCCGTCCGAGTTCCACGCGCTCGCCGACCGCTGCGCGGCGGCGGGCATCGCGTTCCTGTCGACGCCGTTCGACCAGCCCAGTGTTGAACTGCTCAGCGACATCGGCGTGCCGGCCTACAAGGCGCCGTCGGGCGAGATCACCAATCTGCCGCTCCTCGCGGAGATCGGCCGGCGGGGCCGGCCGGTCATTCTCTCGACCGGCATGGCCGATCTTGCCGAGGTGTCGCGCGCGGTCGAGACCCTCCGCGGGGCGGGCTGCCCCGCTCTGGCGCTACTGCACTGCGTCTCGAGCTACCCGGCCGAACCGGCGGACTGCAACCTGCGCGCCATGGCGACCATGCGCGAAGCCTTCGGCCTGCCAGTCGGTTTCTCCGACCACTCGACGGGAATCGACATCGCCCTTGCCGCGGTCGCGCTGGGCGCCGCCGTGATCGAGAAGCACTTCACGCTCGACAAGGCTCTCGCCGGCCCGGACCACCAGGCCTCGCTCGATCCCCAAGAGCTGGCGGCCCTGGTCGCCGGCATCCGGCGGGTCGAGGCCGCCCTCGGCGACGGGGTGAAGGCGCCGCGGCCGGCCGAGGCCGACACCGCGGCGGTGGCGCGGCGCAGCCTCTTCCTGCGCGAGCCGGTTTCGGCGGGCCAGGGCATCGAGGCCGCCAACATCGTCGCCCTGCGCCCCGCCGGCGGCATAGAGCCCTACGCCCT